The DNA region attCTCGGCTTGCAAGCGGCAATtgacttcaaggtgaaggagttaGAAGTATTCGGcgactccatgctcacaatcttctaaacactggggcaatggaagataAAGGACACAAAGTTAGTCCCGTACcatgagtacctcgagaaaTTAGCGAAATATTTTGAGAAGATCTCATTCACCTACACTCTACGCGCAAAGAATCAGTTCGCGGACGCGCTCGCAATACTCACATCTATGGCAAGCATCACAAAGGGGAACATCATCGAACCCCTCGAGATCGAAGTTGCCAAAGGCTTGGCCTACTGCGACGCGATCGAAGCAACCGATGCTAAACCATGGTATGAGGACATCAAGAATTTCCTGCAAATGGGTCAATTTCCTCCTttcgccgatcgccgcgaCCGAAAGACACTCAGACGACTCGCGGTGCACTACTTCCTAAGCGGCGAGACACTCTACCGACGATCCTTTGACGCCACGTTGCTCAAGTGCATCGACGTACATGAATCACGGCGCCTCATGGAGGAGGTGCACGGAAGGAATTGCGGCCCCATATGAATGGGCTCATGCTCGCCAAGAAGCTCATGCGCTTGGGCTACtactggtccaccatggaaacCAACTGCGTAAAGCACGTCAGACACTGTCACCGGTGCCAAGTCTACGCCGATCAGATTAAAGCGCCCCCTAATGAACTACGTCCTATGACAGCCCCATGGCGTTTCtcaatgtggggaatggacGTAATCGGCCCGATCAATCCTAAGGCATCCAATGGACACCTCTTCATCTTGGTGGCGATCGATTACTttaccaaatggatcgaagctataaCACTCGCATCGGTCACTGCGAAAGCCGTGTCCCGTTTCCTCAAGTGTGACGTCATTGCCCGTTACGGGGTtcctgcgacaatcatcacggaTAACGCCAaaaacctgaacaacaaggttatcgtcgagctctgtgcacaattccaAATCcaacaccgcaactccaccccatatcgtccccaaatgaacggtgcggtggaagcggcgagcaagaacatcaagaagatcaacgaaaaaatgacggtgaactacaaggattggcacgagatgctcccttaTGCACTCCTAGCGTACCGAACATCCATACGTACTTCAACTAGGGCAACTCCATACTCCTT from Punica granatum isolate Tunisia-2019 chromosome 3, ASM765513v2, whole genome shotgun sequence includes:
- the LOC116200487 gene encoding uncharacterized protein LOC116200487 — its product is MEYMSRMSFKGQAITDHLAEFLINDDTSINADFLDDGILQVDEEKDEPIWKMYFDGAVNSVGSGVGAVLISPDGRHYLVTAKVDFSCTNNVAEYEACILGLQAAIDFKVKELEIKDTKLVPYHEYLEKLAKYFEKISFTYTLRAKNQFADALAILTSMASITKGNIIEPLEIEVAKGLAYCDAIEATDAKPWYEDIKNFLQMGQFPPFADRRDRKTLRRLAVHYFLSGETLYRRSFDATLLKCIDVHESRRLMEEVHGRNCGPI